The following are from one region of the Cetobacterium somerae genome:
- a CDS encoding helix-turn-helix domain-containing protein, whose translation MSSEVEVIKNSFYELFRVNYRDIKGKRRYFKDLENLNGTVIRICAKGKGLYYYSSEEYIFFEEGDLIICNEFYFNSILVLTKECKLDIFRIKDCSLLETLNNKIKKKEHRRIKIYNLKKVLFEIEKALKIEDKELTFFKLLLDIIFYLGERKNNIGFNYLNDKNFMDILLYIDSNIDRRVTVSDVEKEFKIYNKILKEQFKKYLGVFPSEYILNQKLTKAAILLKTTDYKIGYISDILSFSSPSAFTLIFKRKFKESPLNYRKK comes from the coding sequence GTGTCTAGTGAAGTAGAGGTTATAAAGAATAGTTTTTATGAACTGTTTAGAGTTAATTATAGGGATATAAAAGGAAAAAGAAGATATTTTAAAGATTTAGAAAATTTAAATGGTACAGTTATTAGGATTTGTGCAAAAGGAAAAGGGTTATATTACTATAGTTCAGAGGAGTATATTTTTTTTGAAGAGGGAGATTTGATAATCTGTAATGAATTTTATTTTAATAGTATTTTAGTTCTAACAAAAGAGTGTAAACTAGATATTTTCAGAATAAAAGATTGTTCTTTATTAGAAACACTAAATAACAAGATAAAAAAGAAAGAACATCGAAGAATAAAAATCTATAATTTAAAAAAAGTGTTATTTGAAATTGAAAAAGCTTTAAAAATAGAGGACAAAGAGTTAACGTTTTTTAAATTATTATTAGATATAATTTTTTATTTAGGTGAAAGAAAAAATAATATAGGTTTCAATTATTTAAATGATAAAAATTTTATGGATATTCTTCTATATATAGACTCTAATATTGATAGGAGAGTTACTGTTAGTGATGTAGAAAAAGAGTTTAAAATATATAATAAAATATTAAAGGAGCAGTTTAAAAAATATTTAGGAGTTTTTCCATCAGAGTATATATTAAATCAAAAGTTAACTAAAGCAGCTATACTATTGAAAACTACAGATTACAAAATCGGATACATATCTGATATTTTATCCTTTTCATCTCCAAGCGCATTTACTTTAATTTTTAAAAGAAAGTTTAAAGAATCCCCATTGAATTATAGAAAAAAATAA
- a CDS encoding helix-turn-helix domain-containing protein, whose translation MKLKNIDIHIFKILIANKKIALNEIIKIYSESESNIKASLNRLDYFLVNFNYGYVSKKNTTYSLHLTPNKKFDKSLNSFPALSSEERINYFLIILAFEKKIKICSVAKCFDVTRNTLSSDIKTLKNKLSNYNLTLDSIPWKGLYLKGDARDIYIFSIKTILKFLVKRESNQLVYNIYENLINPTIKNYYDNHLPPNLDYEFKKLSIEILKYFHIEIDLYGVNTLKAIFIFLTLNENHNAVFKNSLIFLEKFKEIEETYTKTLNKLLTSRLLDNNKVMLNNIEFIVISLILLQKKILFLKVKKNTPPIIADIENLFNLKFNILDKVEFLTLLDISKFNYEYDIYNYHKIPKEKFKFPELLVDVLKEFSIKHNYKILPQDFYILAHFLYNLIFNTYLKILVNKKILILDYSNNNWIGTNIKSKLSKNFKFKNIDILSIYMLDFFSTKVLESYDFIIYSLYSDTSTIPPSLVLLKDKLIILDYLDYFEASYLVNKLLFNRYLNNKKAKHT comes from the coding sequence GTGAAACTTAAAAATATAGATATTCATATTTTTAAAATATTAATAGCTAATAAAAAAATCGCACTAAACGAGATTATTAAAATTTACAGTGAAAGTGAAAGTAATATAAAAGCCAGTTTAAATAGACTTGATTATTTTCTAGTTAACTTTAATTACGGTTATGTATCTAAAAAAAATACTACCTATAGTTTACATTTAACTCCTAATAAAAAATTTGATAAATCTTTAAATAGTTTTCCTGCGCTTTCATCTGAAGAACGAATTAATTACTTTTTAATAATTCTAGCTTTTGAAAAAAAAATAAAGATATGCTCAGTTGCAAAATGTTTTGATGTAACTAGAAATACTCTATCTTCTGATATTAAAACTTTAAAAAACAAGCTTTCTAACTATAATTTGACCCTTGATTCTATTCCATGGAAAGGACTTTATTTAAAAGGAGACGCTCGAGACATATATATTTTCTCTATTAAAACTATTTTAAAGTTTTTAGTAAAAAGAGAATCTAACCAATTAGTTTATAATATTTATGAAAATCTTATTAATCCTACAATAAAAAATTACTATGACAATCACCTTCCACCTAATCTTGACTATGAATTTAAAAAACTTTCTATTGAGATTTTAAAATACTTTCATATTGAAATTGATCTTTATGGAGTAAATACATTAAAAGCTATTTTTATTTTTTTAACATTAAATGAAAATCATAATGCTGTATTTAAAAATAGCCTTATCTTTCTTGAAAAATTTAAAGAAATAGAAGAGACTTATACTAAAACACTTAATAAACTTCTAACATCAAGACTTTTAGACAATAATAAAGTTATGCTTAACAATATAGAGTTTATAGTTATCTCTTTAATTCTTCTTCAAAAAAAAATTTTATTTTTAAAGGTTAAAAAAAATACCCCTCCTATTATTGCTGATATTGAAAATCTCTTTAATTTAAAGTTTAATATTCTAGATAAAGTGGAGTTTTTAACTCTTTTAGATATTTCAAAATTCAATTATGAGTACGATATATATAACTATCATAAAATTCCTAAAGAAAAATTTAAATTTCCTGAATTGTTAGTTGATGTGCTTAAAGAGTTTTCAATTAAACATAATTATAAAATTCTTCCTCAAGATTTTTATATTTTAGCTCATTTTCTATATAACTTAATTTTTAATACTTATTTAAAAATTCTAGTTAATAAAAAAATTCTTATTTTAGATTATAGTAATAATAATTGGATTGGAACTAATATAAAATCTAAATTAAGTAAAAATTTTAAATTTAAAAATATAGATATTTTATCAATATATATGCTAGATTTTTTTAGTACTAAGGTTTTAGAATCTTATGATTTTATTATTTACTCTTTATATTCTGATACTTCTACTATCCCACCTAGTCTAGTTTTACTAAAGGATAAACTTATTATTCTTGATTATTTAGATTACTTTGAAGCTAGCTATTTAGTAAATAAGCTTCTTTTTAATCGTTATCTTAATAATAAAAAAGCTAAGCATACCTAA
- a CDS encoding DnaJ C-terminal domain-containing protein: MALKEDFYKILEVNKNASEAEIKKAYRKQARKYHPDKFSSSSEAEKATAEKKFKEVNEAYQILSDPEKRTQYDNFGHAAFEQGGPSSSQSYGQYGGGQNYQDFNFGNFNFNFNEFGGGGGDEDLGDIFGSFFGGRGAKKRGPQPGGDLSMEIEISLEESAKGGEKTIRYARTGKNGAPEEVEKKFKIPAGIADGQKLKLAKFGNASTSGGSHGDLYIHIKIKPDDLFVRDGYDVICKVPISYYTAALGGEVEVPTLSGNKKIKIPAGTQSGKRFALREYGIFNPKTKKKGNHYAEIVIEVPVDLDEEQKTLLKEFDEKLKDKNRKIKTSFIEKVKRFFKL; this comes from the coding sequence ATGGCTCTAAAAGAGGATTTTTATAAGATTTTAGAAGTTAACAAAAATGCCAGTGAGGCTGAGATAAAAAAGGCTTATAGAAAACAAGCTCGAAAATATCACCCTGACAAATTTAGTTCTTCAAGCGAAGCTGAAAAAGCTACAGCTGAAAAAAAGTTTAAAGAGGTAAACGAAGCTTACCAAATACTATCTGATCCAGAAAAAAGAACTCAATATGATAATTTTGGTCATGCTGCTTTTGAACAAGGTGGTCCTAGTAGTTCTCAAAGTTATGGTCAATATGGTGGTGGACAAAACTATCAAGATTTTAACTTTGGTAATTTCAATTTTAACTTCAATGAATTTGGAGGTGGAGGAGGTGACGAAGATTTAGGAGATATCTTTGGATCTTTCTTCGGTGGTAGAGGAGCTAAGAAAAGAGGCCCTCAACCTGGTGGAGATTTATCTATGGAGATTGAAATATCTTTAGAAGAGTCTGCTAAAGGTGGTGAAAAAACTATTCGTTATGCTCGTACTGGAAAAAATGGTGCACCTGAAGAGGTAGAGAAAAAATTCAAAATACCTGCTGGTATAGCTGATGGTCAAAAATTAAAATTAGCTAAATTTGGTAACGCTAGTACAAGTGGAGGATCACATGGTGATCTTTACATACATATAAAAATTAAACCTGATGATCTTTTTGTAAGAGATGGATATGATGTTATATGTAAAGTTCCTATTAGCTATTATACTGCCGCCCTTGGTGGCGAAGTGGAAGTTCCAACTTTGAGTGGAAATAAAAAAATTAAGATACCTGCTGGAACTCAAAGTGGAAAACGTTTTGCTTTAAGAGAATATGGTATTTTCAATCCTAAAACTAAGAAAAAAGGAAACCATTATGCTGAAATAGTGATTGAGGTTCCTGTTGATTTAGATGAGGAACAAAAGACTTTACTTAAAGAGTTTGATGAAAAATTAAAAGATAAAAATAGAAAAATAAAAACTAGCTTTATAGAAAAAGTTAAGAGATTTTTTAAATTATAA
- a CDS encoding helix-turn-helix transcriptional regulator, which translates to MLKKERGNVVFNKKLWFFLIFSSIIIFLFGVNEYRGYKKEEELRVERLLNKINLKIELFMSSIGDLENTEPIKEYYNSKEISYYNLIKVLQEIQKKNNIYGKSGYTLSLGKENSDIIITGDGTRNKFTYLKSIGAKEKNQESSNLILIPQEKEISFILKNKIFNLEEGIFWIVNLDRELFFSDLFGNEMGKWEILKDNKIYYLDKNIVAKRKGNNGYVLRSSGLNFKFLYTPNNATFYQMLFLKSFVIFVGLALLAMLIDYSIRLYRERKDLIGEINSLAVVDRRKNLRDFVLGIRKIGEIGELTRKVKALQGRKLKIVLVEIFDSDDEGLDFKNFTLAREYLKDSLSTESVYEHIDIDYKSIAFIIPEESDSVIEDAFHFILENIGQKYNVELIAAVSHEFVSLESFPQEYITCKKILDAKFMAKGRKVLFSENIKSGKLILTYPIETEAKLVSKLLNGNLQGAKKIVDEIFVDRINPEAMDKKDIKEFTGLLYNTLNRVVVQLKEFESSLECENINIESITKTGNLDKIRVIFNELISEICKQKKSSEQDESEVIREKIKSYIDNNYHLDFSLDNLADYLGLSFKYTSILFKKVMGDNFKNYINVYRIEKAKEILKDKKDIKIKDLAEELGYNSSNTFIRIFKKYEGISPTQFNPEEILEK; encoded by the coding sequence ATGTTAAAAAAAGAACGGGGAAATGTTGTTTTTAATAAAAAATTATGGTTTTTTTTAATTTTTTCTTCAATAATAATATTTTTATTTGGGGTAAATGAATATAGAGGATATAAAAAAGAGGAAGAATTAAGAGTTGAAAGACTTTTGAATAAAATAAATTTAAAAATAGAATTATTTATGTCGTCTATTGGAGATTTAGAAAATACGGAACCTATAAAAGAATACTATAATTCAAAGGAAATCTCGTACTATAATTTAATAAAGGTTCTCCAGGAAATCCAAAAGAAGAATAATATTTACGGAAAAAGTGGTTATACTCTAAGTTTAGGAAAAGAAAACTCAGATATTATAATTACGGGAGATGGTACTAGAAATAAATTTACATATCTGAAAAGTATCGGTGCGAAAGAAAAAAATCAAGAGAGTTCAAATTTGATTTTAATACCCCAAGAAAAAGAGATAAGCTTTATTTTAAAAAATAAAATTTTTAATTTAGAAGAAGGAATTTTTTGGATTGTAAATTTAGATAGAGAACTTTTTTTCTCAGATCTTTTTGGAAACGAGATGGGAAAATGGGAAATATTAAAAGATAATAAAATATACTATTTGGATAAGAATATTGTAGCAAAGAGAAAAGGAAATAATGGATATGTTTTAAGAAGTAGCGGACTAAACTTTAAGTTTTTATATACACCAAATAATGCTACTTTCTATCAAATGTTATTTTTAAAATCATTTGTAATATTTGTTGGATTAGCTTTATTAGCTATGCTAATAGATTACTCTATTAGGTTGTATAGAGAAAGAAAAGATTTGATAGGAGAAATAAATAGTTTAGCTGTTGTAGATAGAAGAAAAAATTTAAGAGATTTTGTTTTGGGCATAAGGAAAATTGGTGAGATTGGAGAGTTAACGAGAAAAGTAAAGGCTCTTCAAGGAAGGAAATTAAAAATTGTTTTAGTTGAAATATTTGATAGTGATGATGAGGGGTTAGATTTTAAAAATTTTACTTTGGCAAGAGAGTATCTAAAAGATAGTTTATCAACAGAGAGTGTTTATGAACATATAGATATAGATTATAAAAGTATAGCTTTCATAATTCCAGAGGAAAGTGACTCTGTTATAGAGGATGCTTTTCACTTTATACTTGAAAATATTGGGCAAAAATATAATGTTGAGTTAATAGCGGCAGTATCTCATGAGTTTGTATCGTTAGAAAGTTTTCCTCAAGAATATATAACTTGTAAGAAGATTTTAGACGCTAAGTTTATGGCTAAAGGAAGAAAAGTTTTATTCTCTGAAAATATAAAAAGTGGAAAATTGATACTGACATATCCTATTGAAACAGAAGCTAAATTAGTTTCAAAATTATTAAATGGAAATCTACAAGGTGCCAAAAAAATAGTGGATGAGATATTTGTAGATAGAATAAATCCAGAAGCAATGGATAAAAAAGATATAAAAGAGTTTACGGGACTACTGTACAATACTTTAAACAGAGTTGTTGTTCAGTTAAAAGAGTTTGAAAGTTCTTTAGAATGTGAAAATATAAATATAGAAAGCATAACGAAAACTGGGAATTTAGATAAGATAAGAGTTATTTTTAATGAACTTATATCTGAAATTTGTAAGCAGAAAAAAAGTAGTGAACAAGATGAAAGTGAAGTAATAAGAGAAAAAATAAAAAGCTATATTGATAATAATTATCACTTAGATTTTTCACTAGATAATTTAGCAGATTATTTGGGATTATCTTTTAAGTATACGAGTATCTTGTTTAAAAAAGTTATGGGGGACAATTTTAAAAACTACATAAATGTTTATAGAATAGAAAAAGCAAAAGAGATATTAAAAGATAAAAAAGATATAAAAATAAAAGATTTAGCAGAAGAGTTAGGCTATAATAGTTCTAATACATTTATAAGAATTTTTAAAAAATACGAGGGTATCTCACCAACACAATTTAATCCAGAAGAGATTTTGGAAAAATAG
- a CDS encoding HD-GYP domain-containing protein, which produces MGSTIHKKYQELVSYILEFFIRLYDKDTWLHVKRIKLYSKEIALELECPSSLVSEISLVSSLHDLGKVFISKKILNKNGKLTKEEFNQMKKHSLYGRKILLYLGFGKVAKNIALYHHEHFDGNGYPKGLKSDSIPIEARIVALVDVYDALRQKRCYKKSFSHEEASEIIKSQEGKQFERIVVKAFLKNNRKFNEIFEKMSIEEEKKFNRLKIIEKIKVAVK; this is translated from the coding sequence TTGGGGAGTACTATTCATAAGAAATATCAAGAGTTGGTATCGTATATTTTAGAGTTTTTTATAAGATTGTATGATAAAGATACTTGGTTACATGTCAAAAGAATAAAATTATATTCAAAAGAGATTGCTCTTGAATTAGAGTGTCCAAGTAGTTTAGTTTCAGAAATATCATTGGTTTCATCACTGCATGATTTGGGGAAAGTATTTATATCTAAAAAAATATTAAATAAAAATGGGAAGTTAACTAAAGAAGAGTTTAATCAAATGAAGAAGCATTCCTTATACGGAAGAAAAATATTGCTGTATTTAGGTTTTGGAAAAGTAGCTAAAAATATAGCTTTATATCACCATGAACATTTTGATGGCAATGGATATCCTAAAGGTTTAAAAAGTGATTCTATTCCTATTGAAGCAAGGATAGTTGCTTTAGTAGATGTTTATGATGCCTTAAGGCAAAAGCGTTGTTATAAAAAATCTTTTTCTCATGAAGAGGCTAGTGAAATTATTAAAAGTCAAGAGGGAAAGCAATTTGAAAGAATAGTTGTTAAAGCTTTTTTAAAAAATAATAGAAAATTTAATGAAATTTTTGAAAAAATGTCAATAGAAGAGGAGAAGAAATTTAATAGATTAAAAATTATAGAGAAAATAAAGGTGGCTGTTAAATGA
- a CDS encoding polysaccharide lyase family 8 super-sandwich domain-containing protein — MGDILKKRIEYLTGKIAPVETLKKLEQECEDILKQYKENKTLIEENEKRVLVERVRDSYKKILTLGVAYNTENSIYYKDETIFLIANEVLKNHYENYYNLESVEHTNWWQWEIGYPLLLNDILILFLERLEKELIDKIIDVTRYFLPDERYLGNNPVAIHPSGSPLRPATGGNLIDTCKIIFLRGALLKDLEICQKAVESISETLEIISEKNIETLSNRDGFYADGSFIQHGFIPYAGTYGNVLLSGIAEIIYLVDEKLRNKIDTKKICERVYSSFEPLFFKGAMTDIVNGRAITRDGNDHQIGHEVINSLLLLAHGVDEENKVKLLEIAKRELSLDEYYLYTEKEKKAIFYNLSKEVLENSNIKVENYSSEVKCFNEMNRVFYRNGKFAIGLAMHSKKIGNFETFNGENTKGWFTGDGAVYVYSKGDEYIDYWKGVDFYYIPGTTEIKMNMENIKGVESSVGNMPKNSVAEGYGDKDSGVAYMDFINWNGKLSSKKNYIFKKTGMVYLENYITGEGEVYSTVANMRISNLKNKTICIDGEPMKDTFITGEFKEISLGNLIYKFYKSEKINLEIYGKEDNKFVKIWIDLGMNPINYTVAWEVIIVV, encoded by the coding sequence ATGGGGGACATATTAAAAAAACGTATAGAATATTTAACAGGGAAAATTGCACCAGTAGAAACTTTAAAAAAATTAGAGCAAGAGTGTGAAGATATTTTAAAACAATATAAAGAGAATAAAACTTTAATTGAAGAGAACGAAAAAAGAGTTTTAGTAGAAAGAGTTAGAGATAGTTATAAAAAAATATTAACTTTAGGGGTAGCTTATAATACAGAGAATTCAATTTACTATAAGGATGAGACAATATTTTTAATAGCTAACGAAGTATTGAAAAATCACTATGAAAATTACTATAATTTGGAATCTGTAGAACATACAAACTGGTGGCAGTGGGAGATTGGATATCCGTTACTATTAAATGATATATTGATTCTTTTTTTAGAGAGATTAGAAAAAGAGTTAATAGACAAGATAATAGATGTAACAAGATATTTTTTACCAGATGAGAGATACTTAGGAAATAATCCTGTGGCAATACATCCAAGTGGGTCGCCTTTAAGACCAGCAACTGGAGGAAACTTAATTGATACTTGCAAAATTATATTTTTAAGAGGTGCTCTTTTAAAAGATTTAGAGATATGTCAAAAAGCTGTGGAGTCTATATCTGAAACTTTAGAGATAATATCTGAAAAAAATATAGAAACACTAAGTAATAGAGATGGGTTTTATGCAGATGGATCATTTATACAGCATGGATTTATACCATATGCAGGAACTTATGGAAATGTTTTACTATCTGGAATTGCTGAAATAATATACTTGGTAGATGAAAAACTTAGGAACAAAATAGATACTAAAAAAATATGTGAAAGAGTTTATTCATCATTTGAACCACTATTTTTCAAGGGAGCTATGACAGATATAGTTAATGGTAGAGCTATAACAAGGGATGGAAATGATCACCAGATAGGACATGAGGTTATAAACTCTTTACTGTTATTAGCTCATGGAGTAGATGAAGAAAATAAAGTAAAACTTTTAGAAATAGCAAAAAGAGAGTTGTCTTTAGATGAATATTATTTATATACAGAAAAAGAGAAGAAAGCTATTTTTTATAATCTTTCTAAAGAGGTTTTGGAAAATTCAAATATTAAAGTTGAAAACTACTCTAGTGAAGTAAAGTGTTTTAATGAGATGAATAGAGTTTTTTATAGAAATGGAAAGTTTGCAATAGGACTTGCTATGCACTCAAAAAAAATTGGGAACTTTGAAACATTTAATGGAGAAAATACAAAAGGATGGTTCACAGGTGATGGTGCAGTGTATGTATATTCAAAGGGTGATGAATATATTGATTATTGGAAAGGGGTAGACTTTTACTATATTCCAGGGACAACAGAGATAAAGATGAATATGGAAAATATAAAAGGTGTGGAAAGTTCTGTAGGTAACATGCCAAAAAATAGCGTAGCTGAAGGTTACGGAGATAAAGATTCAGGAGTTGCCTATATGGATTTTATCAACTGGAATGGAAAATTAAGTAGTAAGAAAAACTATATATTTAAAAAGACAGGTATGGTTTATTTGGAGAACTATATAACAGGAGAGGGAGAGGTATACTCAACTGTAGCTAATATGAGAATTTCAAATTTGAAAAATAAAACTATCTGTATTGATGGAGAGCCTATGAAGGATACTTTTATAACTGGGGAGTTTAAAGAGATATCTTTAGGTAATTTAATATATAAATTTTATAAAAGTGAAAAAATAAATTTGGAAATATATGGTAAGGAAGATAACAAGTTTGTAAAAATTTGGATAGATTTAGGAATGAACCCAATTAATTATACTGTTGCATGGGAAGTTATAATTGTAGTATAA
- a CDS encoding winged helix-turn-helix transcriptional regulator has protein sequence MKLSKGNMKLLKFINENPGVTQLEIAQEIGISKGSISIFVKKAKENNYILEIKKEQKVKIHPTKLGKDIVMENTLKNLAGIC, from the coding sequence ATGAAGTTATCAAAAGGTAATATGAAGCTGTTAAAATTTATAAATGAGAATCCAGGAGTAACTCAATTGGAAATTGCTCAAGAGATAGGTATATCTAAGGGAAGTATTTCAATTTTTGTAAAAAAAGCAAAAGAAAATAATTATATTTTAGAAATAAAAAAAGAGCAAAAAGTCAAAATTCATCCTACTAAACTAGGAAAAGATATAGTTATGGAAAATACATTAAAAAATTTAGCGGGTATATGTTAA